The segment AGGTAAGGGGCGCGCCACGGGGTCCATGATCCGCGCGATTTCATCTGCCATCAGGGCTTTGATCTCTGACACCGACAGCTTTTTACCGAAACGCCCTTCGGCCATGTTCGCCGTGACCCGCAGAGCGGTGTCCACCCCCATGTCGGCGGCGATCAACAGCTCTTCGAGCTGCTCAAGCATGTCGTCATCCAAGACGCGGCGCACCACCGTTTTCGGAGCGGCGCGACCCATAAGGCGCCCCAGCAGTCCGCGTTTGTCAGCGGGGGTGGATGCGGTGTCGCTCAGGTCGGAGGCGAGATCAGGCGCTACGGGTGTGAGTGTGGTCTTCAACGGTTCGGGTGGTGTCGGCGCGGCCTGCGCTGCCGCGTCTTTCGCCGCTTCAGCCTCACGCTGTATCTGCTCCGCTGCTGCCTCTGCTTCAGCCGCGCGCTGTTTCTGCTCCGCTGCCGCCTGCTCTGCCGCCTCGCGCCGGGACTGCTCTTGTGACTTGCGTGCTTCCTCTTGCTGGCGCGCGGTAATTTCCTCTTGAGCCGCTTGCGCGGCGCGGCGCTGCTCTTCGGCCTGTCGCGCGACCTCGGCCAAGGCTTCTTCCTCGCGCAAACGCGCCGCCTCTGCCTCACCGGCGGCATCCTCTTCCGCCTGCTTGGCCGCTGCATCTGCGGCTTCGCGAATTTTCTGCGCCTGCGCGGCGCGCTCCAGCTCTGCCGCTTGAACACGTGCTGCCGCTTGTGCCGCCGCGCGCGCCTCCTCCTGTGCCAACTCCTCTGCCGCCAGCCGCGCCTCTCGCTGCGCCGCTTCTACCTCGGCAGCCACGCGGGCGGCTTCCGCTTGCGCCGCCTGCTCTATCAGAACGGCCTCGGCCTCTTCCTTTTCGGCCTGCACTGCCGCATCAGCTGCTTTCGCTTCGGTCTCGATTGATGCTGCGGCCTCTTGCGGTGCCAGCTCTTCGGCCTGCTCCTGAGTGCCGCCATCACCAACAATCGCTTCAAGCCCCTCGTCAATCTTGGACGAGGATTTGAACAAACGGTCTTTTAGTTTCTTGAAAAACGCCAAGGAGGGTCTCCGCATCAGTTTCGTTCAGGCTTACCCGCTCAGCCCGAGGGATGGAAGTGCGCCTGTCGCAATTGACATAGGTGCCCAACCCCCGCAACAACACCCCATGCGATATGCTCTGACCCTTATCACCGCCCTGTTCATCACGGGTTTTGGCCCTGCGGCGCACGCCGATCCCGGTCGCATGTGTTCCTCGCAAAAATGGGGGCATGCGCACTGCATCCGGCCGGCGCATTTCGTTTATGATACCTGCAACGCGATCAGAGAATTCTCGCGACGCCACGGGTTGGACAGCGGTTTCTTTGCGCGGCTGATCTGGCAGGAAAGCCGGTTTGATCCCAACGCCCTAAGCCATGCCAATGCACGAGGGATTGCGCAGTTCATCCCGTCAACCGCGAAACTGCGTGGATTGAAAGACCCTTATAATCCGGCCGACGCGCTCGAACACTCCGCGCAATATCTGGCCGAGATGCTGCGCAAATACGGCAATGAGGGTATGGCTGCGATTGGCTATAACGGGGGCGAACGGCGCGCCGAAGGGTTCTTGAAAGGCAAAGGGCTGGCCCCGGAAACCGTGAACTACGTGCCCGTCATCACAGGTTTGAATGCCGAAGACTGGCGCGATGGTAAACCCAAAGACCAAGATATGCGGCTGTCCAAAACCCAAAGCTTTCTGCCGGCGTGCTATGCAATGGCGCAGAAACGCCGGATCACCCCCTTGGCAAGGCCGAAGCCACCAGCGCCCGCTTTCAAACCTTGGGGTGTGCAAGTCGGGTTTGCCCAATCCAGAAAGGGAGCACAAGCAGCAGCGCGGTCAAAAACCGCCCGTTGTCGGGGGGTCCTGGGACGTGAGAAAGCGGAACTGATTTACAAGCCCCATAAAGTGGCGCGCAAAAAGGGCTATTATTTCGCACGGTTCGGGCGCAACAGCAAAAACGGTGCGCGTCAGCTGTGCAGCGCCATGCGCCGCAGCGGCTGTTCCTGTCGTGTGATGCAGAACTGAGGTTTTGCAGCGGGGTCGGAATTTTTGAAAAATTCCGACCGATATCTTTCAAAGGAATCGCGCCCCCCTAAATCTCGTCCGCAAAATGTTTCATGACCATGCGGATCGGGTTCGGTGCCGCCTGCCCAAGCCCGCAGATCGAGGCATCGACCATCGCGCTCGACAGCTCTTCCAGCAATCCGGTGTCCCAGCTGTCCGCCTGCATCAGCTTGACCGCTTTTTCACAGCCAACCCGACAGGGCGTACACTGCCCACAGCTTTCATCCTCGAAAAACCGCAACATATTCAGCGCAGCCGCGCGTGCAGAATCATCCTCGGACAGAATGACAACCGCCGCAGACCCGATAAATGTGCCATGCGGTTGCAAGGTATCGAAATCCAGTGGCACATCGTCCATGCTTGCCGGCAACAACCCCGAGGACGGCCCGCCCGGTTGATAGGCCTTGAACACCTGCCCCTCGGCCATACCACCCGCCGCCGCAATGACGTCCGTGATCGTTGATCCCGCCGCCAGCAGATACACCCCCGGATGCGCCACCCGTCCCGAAACAGAATAGGACCGCAAGCCCTTGCGCCCGTTCAGCTCTGTCCCCGACAGAACCTCCGGCCCTTCGCGGCAAATGCGCGTCACCCAATGCAGGGTTTCGACGTTATGCACCAATGTCGGCTGTCCG is part of the Sulfitobacter geojensis genome and harbors:
- the ftsY gene encoding signal recognition particle-docking protein FtsY, translated to MQAEKEEAEAVLIEQAAQAEAARVAAEVEAAQREARLAAEELAQEEARAAAQAAARVQAAELERAAQAQKIREAADAAAKQAEEDAAGEAEAARLREEEALAEVARQAEEQRRAAQAAQEEITARQQEEARKSQEQSRREAAEQAAAEQKQRAAEAEAAAEQIQREAEAAKDAAAQAAPTPPEPLKTTLTPVAPDLASDLSDTASTPADKRGLLGRLMGRAAPKTVVRRVLDDDMLEQLEELLIAADMGVDTALRVTANMAEGRFGKKLSVSEIKALMADEIARIMDPVARPLPLYPKTPQVVLVVGVNGSGKTTTIGKLASQFKAAGKSVVIAAGDTFRAAAVEQLQVWGERAGVPVLTAAQGSDPASLAFDAMAQAEAEGADLLLIDTAGRLQNRSDLMEELAKIVRVIRKKDETAPHNTLLVLDATTGQNALNQVKVFQDISDVSGLVMTKLDGTAKGGVLVALADKFGLPIHAIGVGEQIDDLSPFDPQEFADALVGYER
- a CDS encoding lytic transglycosylase domain-containing protein is translated as MRYALTLITALFITGFGPAAHADPGRMCSSQKWGHAHCIRPAHFVYDTCNAIREFSRRHGLDSGFFARLIWQESRFDPNALSHANARGIAQFIPSTAKLRGLKDPYNPADALEHSAQYLAEMLRKYGNEGMAAIGYNGGERRAEGFLKGKGLAPETVNYVPVITGLNAEDWRDGKPKDQDMRLSKTQSFLPACYAMAQKRRITPLARPKPPAPAFKPWGVQVGFAQSRKGAQAAARSKTARCRGVLGREKAELIYKPHKVARKKGYYFARFGRNSKNGARQLCSAMRRSGCSCRVMQN